One region of Acaryochloris thomasi RCC1774 genomic DNA includes:
- a CDS encoding GGDEF domain-containing protein, with translation MSKWFNRPISVRNRLLTSIGSMLIPVVVLAVGTIGTFNLAFSSFEETEAVILHESFPAADLELLLIRVSLLAASIETVEASDSQSDFEQLSQQIDQTLRLLKHEEISGVPERFLPPGRENLVTAINTQWLEARASGTEFFKPTSASELERQRKTRQIFIRDIEKTVTIIHRLNHLLNSWQDQNNLMQAKEVSRKGLILLVIICGIALSLAITTVWALSKTILGPLQILEQAISRFSNGELSHRIELQTQDELAQLAQTFNQMATKLEQSQADLQTLATIDGLTGVYNRREFNRWLHIEIEQARRESHSLSLVMVDIDYFKRLNDKHGHQSGDIALRWIGALLSENVRPGDIVARYGGEEFAIILPQTTEIEALVIAERIRQSIETQPVEVLNQQLLYVTASLGLATFPEETRDEEELLRQADCALYRAKQAGRNQVQHAGKIPV, from the coding sequence ATGAGCAAGTGGTTTAATCGTCCGATTTCTGTACGGAATAGATTGCTGACTAGTATTGGCTCAATGTTGATACCGGTTGTTGTGCTAGCGGTTGGAACAATCGGTACGTTCAACTTGGCCTTCAGCAGTTTTGAAGAGACAGAAGCCGTTATACTCCATGAGTCTTTCCCCGCAGCAGATTTAGAGCTGCTATTGATCCGCGTTTCTCTTTTGGCCGCTTCTATAGAAACAGTTGAAGCATCTGACTCGCAAAGTGACTTTGAGCAGCTTAGTCAACAGATTGATCAAACATTGCGCTTACTCAAGCACGAGGAAATTAGCGGAGTCCCAGAACGTTTCCTGCCACCCGGCCGCGAGAATTTAGTAACGGCGATTAATACCCAGTGGCTTGAGGCTCGTGCAAGCGGCACAGAATTCTTCAAGCCAACATCGGCCTCTGAGCTTGAGCGTCAGCGCAAGACACGGCAGATTTTTATTCGAGACATTGAAAAGACAGTCACTATCATCCATCGTCTGAATCATCTATTGAATTCGTGGCAGGATCAGAACAACTTAATGCAGGCGAAGGAAGTTAGCAGGAAAGGCCTCATTTTACTCGTGATTATTTGTGGAATTGCCCTCAGTCTGGCGATTACTACCGTCTGGGCCCTATCCAAGACAATACTCGGCCCTCTACAGATTCTAGAGCAGGCAATCTCTCGGTTTAGCAACGGTGAGCTATCCCATCGGATTGAGCTACAGACTCAGGACGAGCTTGCTCAACTGGCGCAGACCTTCAATCAAATGGCCACCAAGCTAGAGCAAAGCCAAGCAGATCTACAAACATTAGCAACGATAGACGGCCTAACGGGCGTTTACAATCGCCGGGAGTTCAACCGCTGGCTACATATCGAGATAGAACAAGCGAGACGGGAGTCTCACTCCCTATCACTAGTCATGGTTGACATCGACTACTTTAAACGACTCAACGATAAGCATGGCCATCAATCTGGCGACATTGCTCTGCGGTGGATTGGGGCACTATTGTCAGAGAATGTTCGACCTGGGGACATTGTGGCCCGCTATGGTGGTGAGGAATTTGCCATTATCTTGCCCCAAACAACCGAGATTGAGGCTCTAGTCATTGCCGAGCGGATTCGGCAGTCAATAGAAACTCAGCCGGTTGAAGTACTCAACCAACAACTTCTATACGTAACAGCAAGCCTGGGGTTAGCCACGTTCCCTGAAGAGACCCGGGACGAAGAGGAGCTACTGAGGCAAGCAGATTGTGCCCTTTATCGAGCAAAGCAGGCGGGGCGCAATCAGGTCCAGCATGCGGGAAAAATACCGGTGTAG
- a CDS encoding dihydrolipoamide acetyltransferase family protein has product MIHEVFMPALSSTMTEGKIVSWIKSPGDQVEKGETVLVVESDKADMDVESFYAGYLAVIAVPAGEMAPVGSTIGYVAETEADIALAQEKAKSSSTAAEAPAVPDAVPPTPVAASLNGGNTSATQSTGRTIVSPRARKLAKQFQVDLKSLAGSGPHGRIVAADVEKASGQVSSTSVAVATPPVITATQQSTPVPAAALAGEIAPFNTMQQAVVTNMMASLAVPTFHVGYTITTDALDALYKQLKVKGVTMTGLLAKAIAVTLKQHPLVNASYSDQGIQYRAPINVAVAVAMPGGGLITPVLQHADQLDIYSLSRDWKDLVSRARSKQLQPNEYSSGTFTLSNLGMFGVDSFDAILPPGQGSILAVGASRSQTVATEDGLFGVKRQMRVNITCDHRIIYGADAAAFLRDLAQLIEVNPQSLTM; this is encoded by the coding sequence ATGATTCATGAAGTTTTCATGCCCGCCCTTAGCTCTACGATGACGGAAGGCAAGATCGTCTCTTGGATTAAGAGTCCTGGAGATCAGGTCGAGAAGGGTGAAACTGTCCTGGTCGTGGAGTCCGATAAGGCTGACATGGATGTGGAGTCTTTCTATGCGGGGTATTTAGCTGTAATCGCAGTCCCTGCCGGAGAGATGGCACCGGTTGGATCAACGATTGGTTATGTTGCTGAAACAGAGGCAGATATTGCGTTAGCCCAGGAAAAGGCAAAATCCTCGAGTACTGCTGCAGAGGCTCCAGCCGTGCCTGATGCTGTGCCACCAACTCCCGTAGCTGCGTCTCTAAATGGGGGGAATACATCAGCGACGCAATCGACCGGTCGCACCATTGTCTCTCCGCGTGCGCGCAAGCTCGCAAAACAATTCCAGGTTGATCTCAAGTCTCTTGCTGGTAGTGGACCTCACGGTCGTATTGTTGCGGCGGATGTGGAAAAAGCTTCGGGTCAAGTCTCTTCTACCAGCGTTGCCGTTGCAACACCTCCAGTCATAACGGCAACGCAACAATCGACTCCTGTTCCTGCTGCTGCACTGGCGGGTGAGATTGCTCCTTTCAATACCATGCAGCAGGCTGTGGTCACAAACATGATGGCCAGTCTAGCGGTACCTACTTTTCACGTGGGGTACACAATTACAACGGATGCTCTGGACGCGCTGTATAAGCAACTCAAGGTCAAAGGCGTCACGATGACTGGACTGTTGGCGAAAGCAATTGCTGTGACTCTGAAGCAGCATCCACTGGTAAATGCTAGCTATAGCGATCAAGGGATCCAGTATCGCGCTCCGATTAATGTGGCGGTGGCGGTGGCGATGCCGGGAGGCGGTTTGATTACACCGGTGCTGCAACATGCAGATCAGCTCGATATCTACTCACTATCACGTGATTGGAAAGATCTGGTTTCTCGCGCACGTTCAAAACAACTGCAGCCCAATGAATACAGCTCTGGAACATTCACTTTGTCTAATCTAGGTATGTTTGGCGTTGATAGCTTTGACGCTATCTTACCGCCGGGGCAAGGCTCAATCTTAGCGGTGGGAGCGTCTCGCTCTCAGACGGTGGCAACTGAGGATGGCCTATTTGGAGTGAAGCGCCAAATGCGCGTGAATATTACCTGTGACCATCGCATCATCTACGGAGCAGATGCAGCAGCATTCCTTCGAGATTTGGCTCAGCTGATTGAGGTAAATCCTCAATCTTTGACGATGTAG
- a CDS encoding FHA domain-containing protein produces MLCTQCGHSNPDGASHCASCAAPLPAMSPCPSCQEFVSTDAYFCAHCGTPLQSGEPIPVAPKAASQADASAVGQVPPTEVVNLTEAIPAPMSEIPAIDMPISAISQPPDLLADDDSELKSPPEEQSVAEFTIFPEDSSAIPPKSDVNIAASSTAGLTSESETVPPSAFDVFTPPPAPLNTQPANPRAGATQIQQPMAYLVHVRSDTKLLLPLHLDIVHLGKPNERVPPDIDMSGFPDSDVVSRVHADLRLEADGYYLQDLGSANGTYVNNQALRTGDRYRLRTGDRVSLGKEDKVSFIFNAG; encoded by the coding sequence ATGCTTTGTACTCAATGCGGTCACTCCAATCCTGATGGTGCCAGCCACTGCGCCTCTTGTGCTGCACCTTTGCCAGCGATGTCCCCTTGCCCCAGTTGTCAAGAGTTCGTTTCCACTGACGCCTACTTCTGCGCCCACTGCGGGACCCCTCTCCAGTCAGGGGAGCCGATTCCTGTGGCCCCTAAGGCAGCCAGCCAGGCCGATGCGTCAGCGGTTGGTCAAGTCCCACCCACCGAAGTCGTAAATCTTACAGAAGCTATACCGGCTCCGATGTCTGAAATACCAGCGATAGATATGCCTATCTCAGCCATCAGCCAGCCTCCCGACTTATTGGCAGATGATGATTCAGAGCTAAAATCTCCTCCAGAAGAGCAATCTGTGGCTGAGTTCACGATTTTCCCAGAGGATTCATCCGCAATACCGCCAAAATCCGACGTCAATATTGCTGCGAGTTCGACAGCAGGTCTAACTTCAGAATCGGAAACAGTTCCCCCCTCAGCTTTTGATGTCTTCACTCCCCCTCCGGCACCGTTGAATACACAGCCCGCCAACCCACGAGCAGGGGCAACACAGATTCAACAGCCGATGGCTTACCTTGTTCACGTACGGAGTGATACGAAGCTCTTACTTCCGCTCCACCTGGATATTGTCCATCTGGGTAAACCCAACGAACGTGTCCCTCCCGACATAGATATGTCAGGTTTTCCCGATAGTGATGTGGTCTCCCGTGTCCATGCTGATCTTCGCCTCGAAGCTGATGGCTACTATCTCCAAGATTTGGGAAGTGCCAATGGAACCTACGTCAATAACCAGGCATTGCGAACTGGGGATCGTTATCGTTTGAGAACTGGCGATCGCGTGTCATTGGGCAAAGAAGACAAGGTCAGCTTTATCTTTAATGCTGGGTAG
- the ctpB gene encoding carboxyl-terminal processing protease CtpB codes for MNPTSRSLHSLQTVLFGGAVVVSASGIGLCWQHPAEAALEDSPKVIVDEAWQLVNRHYVDETFNKTDWKETRRELLSRNYTSTKQAYTALREALQPLNDPYTRFMAPSEYESLTSQTSGELSGVGIRMEINKKTKVLTVVEPLPGSPATKAGLTAGDRIIEIDGKPTAKLDIKESSKLIRGQSGTQVKFLIQRKGTKKFEVAIERAVIELSAVTSRIQREGGNRIGYIRLNEFSAHASEQIKAAIERLTAEKADGFVLDLRGNPGGLLNASIDIADMWLDRGLIVRTVNRQGTNENVKARTKSLTQKPLAVLVDGNSASSSEILTGALQDNGRAKVIGSTTFGKALVQSVHQLSDGSGLAVTVAHYYTPKGTDINHKGITPDIQVKLSEGQKILLSTNPKMLATFSDPHYTQAIRTLQQGIRAQKGQPDSTVINKAVVPKAFHQN; via the coding sequence ATGAATCCAACTTCTCGCTCTTTGCACTCCCTCCAGACTGTTCTGTTTGGGGGGGCGGTTGTCGTCTCTGCTTCGGGCATTGGCTTGTGCTGGCAGCATCCAGCTGAGGCAGCACTGGAAGATAGCCCAAAGGTGATTGTTGATGAGGCTTGGCAGCTGGTCAATCGTCACTATGTTGATGAGACGTTCAATAAGACAGACTGGAAAGAAACTCGGCGAGAGCTTTTGAGCCGCAACTATACTTCAACGAAGCAGGCTTATACGGCCTTGCGAGAGGCACTGCAACCCCTAAATGACCCCTATACCCGTTTTATGGCTCCTTCTGAATATGAGTCTCTCACGAGTCAGACCTCGGGTGAGCTATCGGGGGTTGGCATCCGGATGGAAATTAACAAGAAGACGAAGGTGCTGACGGTTGTTGAGCCGCTGCCGGGATCTCCAGCGACCAAGGCAGGGTTAACTGCAGGAGATCGCATCATTGAGATTGATGGTAAACCCACGGCCAAGCTAGATATTAAGGAGTCTTCCAAATTGATCCGGGGTCAGAGTGGAACTCAGGTCAAGTTTTTAATTCAGCGTAAGGGAACGAAGAAGTTTGAGGTTGCGATTGAGCGTGCGGTTATTGAGCTGTCAGCCGTCACCTCTAGAATTCAGCGGGAAGGTGGCAATCGTATTGGCTATATTCGCTTAAATGAATTTAGCGCCCATGCGTCTGAGCAAATCAAGGCAGCAATTGAGAGATTGACGGCGGAGAAAGCGGATGGATTTGTCCTTGATTTACGAGGGAATCCAGGTGGTCTCCTGAATGCCAGTATCGATATTGCTGATATGTGGCTAGATCGGGGTCTGATTGTGCGCACGGTTAATCGTCAAGGGACAAATGAAAATGTTAAGGCCCGGACGAAGTCTTTGACGCAAAAACCCTTAGCAGTTCTTGTGGACGGTAATTCAGCCAGCTCTAGTGAGATCTTGACAGGGGCGCTGCAGGATAATGGGCGCGCTAAAGTCATTGGAAGCACAACCTTTGGCAAGGCCCTCGTTCAGTCGGTGCATCAGCTGTCGGATGGCTCCGGCTTGGCGGTGACGGTGGCTCATTACTACACGCCAAAAGGCACTGATATCAATCACAAGGGGATTACACCTGATATTCAGGTAAAGCTCTCAGAGGGGCAAAAAATTCTACTGTCTACTAATCCTAAGATGTTAGCGACGTTTTCTGATCCACACTATACGCAGGCTATTCGGACATTGCAGCAAGGTATTCGTGCACAGAAAGGGCAGCCGGATAGTACGGTCATCAACAAGGCGGTTGTTCCTAAGGCTTTCCATCAGAATTGA
- a CDS encoding MogA/MoaB family molybdenum cofactor biosynthesis protein, with protein sequence MERHPHSDPPHDDQRAVRCGVLTISDTRTSATDTSGQFLQQALAESRHQVLVYDILPDDPVQIDGYLRQLAVADKIEAVLCSGGTGIACRDVTYDVVSRLLEKELPGFGELFRMLSYQEIGSRAIASRATAGVYQNLLIFSLPGSTSAVKLAATRLILPELRHLTRLLSS encoded by the coding sequence GTGGAACGCCACCCCCACTCTGACCCGCCCCATGATGACCAGCGTGCTGTACGTTGTGGGGTGCTGACCATTAGTGATACTCGAACGTCTGCAACGGACACCAGCGGTCAATTTTTACAGCAAGCCTTAGCGGAATCAAGGCATCAAGTCCTGGTTTATGACATTCTCCCTGATGACCCCGTTCAGATTGACGGCTACTTAAGGCAACTCGCAGTTGCAGATAAGATTGAAGCTGTTCTTTGTTCTGGCGGCACGGGGATCGCATGCCGAGATGTCACCTATGACGTCGTGTCTAGGCTCTTAGAGAAGGAGCTACCTGGCTTTGGTGAATTGTTCCGCATGCTCAGTTATCAGGAGATCGGATCACGTGCGATCGCATCTCGAGCAACCGCAGGGGTTTACCAAAACCTACTTATTTTTTCCCTGCCCGGATCAACCAGCGCTGTTAAATTAGCAGCCACCCGGCTGATTCTTCCCGAACTTCGACACCTAACCCGCCTTCTATCTTCGTAG
- the psb28 gene encoding photosystem II reaction center protein Psb28, translating to MAEIQFVRGTDESVVPDVRLTRAPDGTSGRAFFRFENPDIVQDGNPEILGMFMIDEDGEISTRDVNAKFINGQIVAIEATYNMLSTQEWERFMLFMNRYAESHGLGFSKASE from the coding sequence ATGGCAGAAATTCAATTTGTTCGAGGTACTGATGAGTCAGTGGTTCCTGATGTTCGGTTGACGAGAGCACCTGATGGAACCTCTGGTCGAGCATTTTTTCGGTTTGAAAACCCAGATATTGTTCAGGATGGCAATCCAGAAATTTTGGGCATGTTTATGATCGATGAAGACGGTGAGATCAGTACTCGCGATGTCAATGCCAAGTTCATTAATGGGCAAATCGTGGCAATTGAGGCAACCTACAATATGTTGAGCACCCAAGAGTGGGAGCGGTTTATGTTGTTTATGAATCGCTATGCCGAAAGTCACGGCCTAGGCTTTAGCAAAGCTAGCGAGTAG
- the coaD gene encoding pantetheine-phosphate adenylyltransferase, with protein MLAVYPGSFDPVTLGHLDIIERGCRLFEKVIVAVSKNPNKSPLFTAQQRMEQIQSCTHHLTNLEIDAFDTLTVHYAQQRQAQVLIRGLRVLSDFEYELQMAHTNASLCGSIETVFLATSNEYSFLSSSLVKEISQFGGSVTHLVPQNVAVELKKCFTKNP; from the coding sequence ATGCTTGCAGTCTACCCAGGGAGCTTTGACCCTGTTACATTAGGGCATCTCGACATCATTGAAAGAGGGTGTCGATTATTTGAAAAGGTGATCGTTGCTGTCTCTAAAAACCCAAATAAGTCTCCCTTATTTACGGCGCAGCAGCGAATGGAGCAAATTCAGTCCTGCACTCATCACCTAACCAATCTAGAAATCGATGCCTTCGATACTTTGACGGTGCATTATGCCCAGCAGCGTCAGGCACAGGTTCTGATCAGAGGGCTGCGAGTCCTTTCTGATTTTGAATATGAGCTGCAGATGGCTCATACAAACGCTAGTCTCTGTGGTTCAATTGAAACCGTTTTTCTGGCAACCTCAAATGAATATAGTTTTTTGAGCAGTAGCTTAGTTAAGGAAATCTCTCAATTTGGTGGTTCAGTCACTCACCTTGTCCCTCAAAATGTTGCTGTTGAGTTAAAAAAATGCTTCACCAAGAATCCATAA
- the rpsN gene encoding 30S ribosomal protein S14, which produces MAKKSMIERERKREKMVAKYAHKRQAIQEQIAQATTQQEKMDLHRQLQRLPRNSAPTRLRNRCWVTGRSRGFYRDFGLSRHCLREMAHEGLLPGVRKASW; this is translated from the coding sequence ATGGCAAAGAAGAGCATGATTGAGCGCGAAAGAAAGCGCGAAAAAATGGTTGCGAAGTACGCCCATAAGCGACAGGCAATCCAGGAACAGATTGCCCAGGCGACAACGCAGCAAGAAAAAATGGACCTGCACCGTCAGCTACAGCGCCTACCTAGAAACAGCGCCCCCACCCGTCTCCGCAATCGTTGCTGGGTAACCGGCCGCTCAAGAGGCTTTTACCGTGACTTCGGCCTGTCTCGCCATTGCCTCAGAGAGATGGCTCACGAAGGCTTGCTTCCTGGCGTGCGCAAGGCAAGCTGGTAG
- the nth gene encoding endonuclease III, whose protein sequence is MPRPSKRKQKALELLSRLEHLYPDATCSLDYETPVQLLVATVLSAQCTDERVNLVTPALFAQFPDASALAGAEREEIEALVRSTGFYRNKAKHIQQACHRIVTDFGGDVPQQMEQLLTLPGVARKTANVVLAHAFGINAGVTVDTHVKRLSNRLGLTKHQDPVKIERDLMALLPQPDWENWSIRLIYHGRAVCMARKPSCDRCTLADLCPSAGKATVATKTSKKAVNK, encoded by the coding sequence TTGCCCAGACCCTCTAAGCGAAAACAGAAGGCTCTAGAACTACTCAGCCGCCTTGAGCACCTTTACCCGGATGCCACCTGTAGTCTCGATTACGAGACCCCCGTACAGTTGTTAGTAGCAACTGTACTATCGGCACAATGCACTGATGAGCGCGTCAATCTGGTGACCCCAGCACTGTTTGCCCAATTTCCTGATGCGTCAGCCCTAGCGGGGGCAGAACGAGAAGAGATTGAGGCGCTGGTGCGCTCTACCGGCTTTTACCGCAATAAAGCTAAGCACATTCAGCAAGCCTGCCATAGAATCGTCACTGACTTTGGCGGAGATGTACCGCAGCAAATGGAGCAGCTACTAACCTTGCCGGGGGTGGCACGCAAAACCGCTAATGTTGTTTTAGCTCATGCCTTTGGCATTAACGCAGGGGTAACAGTAGATACTCACGTTAAGCGGCTCAGTAATCGCTTGGGCTTAACAAAGCACCAGGATCCAGTAAAGATTGAGCGCGATCTCATGGCACTCTTACCCCAGCCCGATTGGGAAAACTGGTCGATCCGGCTAATTTATCACGGGCGAGCGGTGTGCATGGCTCGAAAACCGAGTTGCGATCGCTGTACCCTTGCAGATCTGTGTCCCTCAGCAGGTAAAGCGACCGTGGCGACAAAAACTTCTAAGAAAGCTGTCAACAAGTAA
- the rseP gene encoding RIP metalloprotease RseP produces the protein MPGTAAIFAMIAVIGLLVAVHELGHFLAARLQGIHVNRFSIGFGPALWRYQGPETEYALRSIPLGGYVGFPDDDPDSTLDPSDPNLLKNRPLLDRAIVISAGVIANLVFAYIVLVAQLGGMGVIDYQPGVLISQVAADVSSVAADAGIQAGDVVVSINNQSLGARSEATTTLMETIKSSPNQTLKLGIQRGEQSLDLNLTPKISDTGKVQIGVQLFPNVRQLADGRVARRAPHNPGEILGAAADEYQKIITYMAGTFGQLIGNFSEAAGQVAGPVGIVAMGAEMASTDVSRLFDFAAVISINLAFINILPLPALDGGQLAFLLIEGLLGKPLPSRLQEGVMQTGLVLLLSLGVVLIVRDTANLNWVQQLFQ, from the coding sequence ATGCCAGGTACCGCAGCCATTTTCGCCATGATTGCCGTCATCGGTCTATTAGTTGCGGTGCATGAGCTTGGGCACTTCCTGGCAGCCCGTCTCCAAGGCATTCACGTCAACCGCTTTTCCATTGGCTTTGGGCCAGCGCTATGGCGATATCAGGGGCCAGAAACTGAATATGCACTGCGTAGCATTCCCTTGGGTGGCTATGTCGGCTTCCCCGATGACGATCCCGACAGCACCCTTGACCCCAGCGATCCGAACCTACTTAAGAATCGTCCCCTACTCGATCGCGCCATCGTCATTAGTGCCGGTGTGATTGCCAACCTTGTCTTTGCCTACATTGTTTTAGTCGCGCAGCTAGGTGGCATGGGCGTCATTGACTATCAACCCGGCGTCCTCATCAGTCAGGTAGCCGCCGACGTCAGCTCCGTTGCGGCTGACGCAGGTATTCAGGCCGGAGATGTTGTTGTTTCTATCAACAACCAGTCCCTAGGCGCCCGCAGCGAAGCCACCACAACATTGATGGAGACAATTAAGAGTAGCCCCAATCAGACTCTAAAGCTCGGCATTCAGCGGGGCGAGCAATCCCTTGATCTAAATCTAACGCCCAAAATTTCAGACACTGGCAAGGTTCAGATCGGAGTGCAGCTCTTTCCCAATGTCAGACAGTTAGCCGATGGCCGGGTCGCTCGCCGTGCGCCCCACAATCCTGGTGAGATTTTAGGAGCCGCCGCAGATGAGTACCAAAAAATCATCACTTATATGGCCGGGACCTTTGGTCAACTCATCGGTAACTTCAGCGAGGCTGCAGGCCAAGTCGCTGGTCCTGTAGGCATTGTCGCCATGGGCGCAGAGATGGCCAGTACCGATGTTTCCCGGCTTTTTGACTTTGCCGCTGTCATCAGCATCAACTTGGCCTTTATCAACATCCTGCCGCTGCCGGCCTTAGATGGTGGCCAGCTTGCCTTCCTGTTAATTGAAGGGCTGTTGGGCAAGCCGCTCCCTAGCCGTCTCCAAGAGGGCGTCATGCAGACCGGACTGGTTCTCTTACTAAGCCTCGGCGTTGTTTTGATTGTGCGGGACACAGCCAATCTCAACTGGGTCCAGCAGCTATTTCAGTAA
- a CDS encoding sensor histidine kinase, protein MWVVPTMGEVVAMQEPEAALVASASAEKEWRVAIATMTQLLSQCVQQDLDSADVCPMQGFILSGPIPLFNEPTRFGDLQSLVFTADKSVLQLPPSDHGPQQPFETTCQSVPLLPADPLSHEKFCLIQTSAFSWLAVLRHQSEGIQFQFSFNPETIGEALSALRSRIQLTRPHQIETFDALLTQFPVLTPDYRIPLQFSRHLLHTAVQAPFSRQGLERKPEPQATPEKEKARPEVELLQAIAHEVRTPLTTIQTFTRLLLKRSDLPGEVLQRLESIQRECRDQIDRFGLIFRAMEITNNDSNPVPTTLQPISLQQVLEENISRWQKQAARRDLSLSIRVPQQLPSVVISDPMMLDQVLTGLIDRLSHSLPSGSEIELQVAVAGEQLKLELRSHLQAHSSDSPCSTPTPTLKSVGHVLMVQPETGGLSLSLPVTKHLFEALGGKLSVRQHQQQGEVLTIFLPLGPEGQAY, encoded by the coding sequence ATGTGGGTCGTACCAACAATGGGTGAAGTTGTCGCAATGCAGGAGCCTGAGGCGGCTCTGGTTGCGAGTGCTTCTGCAGAAAAAGAATGGCGGGTTGCGATCGCAACCATGACCCAGCTCCTCTCTCAATGCGTCCAGCAAGATCTCGACTCTGCGGATGTTTGCCCAATGCAGGGCTTTATCCTATCTGGCCCGATTCCACTCTTCAACGAACCGACTCGCTTCGGAGATCTCCAGTCTTTAGTTTTTACAGCAGACAAATCAGTCTTGCAGCTACCACCCAGCGATCATGGACCGCAGCAGCCCTTTGAAACAACCTGTCAGTCGGTTCCGCTGCTACCTGCTGATCCGTTGAGCCATGAAAAATTCTGCTTGATTCAAACCTCTGCGTTTAGCTGGCTGGCGGTTTTGCGACATCAGTCGGAGGGGATTCAATTCCAGTTCTCCTTCAATCCAGAGACCATTGGAGAAGCATTGAGCGCTCTCCGCTCCCGGATTCAGCTCACCCGTCCTCACCAGATTGAAACTTTTGATGCACTGTTGACGCAGTTCCCGGTGCTGACGCCTGACTATCGTATTCCCCTGCAGTTTAGTCGCCACCTGCTGCATACCGCCGTTCAGGCCCCCTTTTCTAGACAGGGGCTGGAGCGTAAACCGGAGCCGCAGGCGACTCCAGAAAAGGAAAAGGCGAGACCCGAAGTGGAGCTGCTACAGGCAATTGCCCATGAAGTCCGCACGCCTTTGACGACGATCCAGACCTTTACGCGGCTGTTGCTGAAGCGATCGGACTTGCCAGGGGAAGTTCTGCAGCGTCTGGAGTCTATTCAACGTGAATGCCGAGACCAAATCGATCGCTTTGGCCTGATTTTCCGGGCGATGGAGATCACAAATAACGATTCGAACCCTGTCCCCACAACGCTGCAGCCGATTTCACTACAGCAGGTCTTAGAAGAAAATATCAGCCGCTGGCAAAAGCAGGCCGCTCGCCGAGATCTGTCCTTAAGTATTCGGGTGCCTCAGCAGCTTCCGTCGGTGGTGATTAGCGACCCGATGATGCTGGATCAGGTACTGACCGGGTTAATTGATCGCCTCAGCCATAGCTTGCCGTCTGGAAGTGAGATTGAGCTACAGGTCGCTGTGGCTGGGGAGCAGTTGAAATTGGAGTTGCGATCGCATCTACAAGCCCACAGTAGTGACTCTCCTTGCTCAACCCCGACCCCAACCCTTAAATCAGTGGGGCATGTCTTGATGGTGCAGCCTGAAACCGGAGGACTCAGCCTCAGTCTCCCGGTCACCAAGCACCTGTTTGAGGCATTGGGCGGCAAGCTCAGCGTTCGCCAGCATCAGCAGCAAGGTGAAGTATTGACAATCTTTCTACCCCTCGGTCCAGAGGGTCAGGCATACTAA
- a CDS encoding GIY-YIG nuclease family protein: MPAETQVTPLNSLEYSAYLNAEGLVPTEPSGKIGAYAIFSEDQTLQYVGYSRDIFLSLKQHLVRRPHDCYWFKTQFVDKPNRTLLEAIRNDWMAENGSEPLGNGPDQTKWEQAIDVKAAMTPEELNQYNDPQLDERSQVKVLKQSARRIEAEILAILSERGIQEPLRFNPKLKETGLLDLK, encoded by the coding sequence ATGCCTGCAGAGACCCAAGTTACTCCCCTCAACAGCCTCGAATATTCTGCCTACCTCAATGCAGAAGGACTAGTCCCCACTGAGCCTAGCGGCAAAATTGGAGCCTACGCCATTTTCTCTGAGGATCAAACGCTTCAGTATGTTGGCTATTCGCGGGATATCTTTCTCAGCCTGAAGCAGCATCTCGTTCGACGGCCCCATGATTGTTACTGGTTTAAGACCCAATTCGTTGATAAGCCCAACCGCACTCTCTTAGAAGCAATTCGGAATGATTGGATGGCTGAGAACGGATCAGAGCCTCTAGGGAATGGTCCAGACCAGACGAAGTGGGAACAGGCCATCGATGTGAAAGCAGCCATGACCCCTGAAGAACTGAACCAGTACAATGATCCTCAACTGGATGAGCGATCGCAAGTCAAAGTTCTAAAACAATCAGCCCGCCGTATTGAAGCCGAGATTTTAGCGATCTTGAGCGAACGAGGCATTCAGGAGCCGCTGCGGTTTAATCCTAAACTCAAAGAAACCGGTCTTTTAGATTTAAAATGA